ATTTGTGTACCCATTTCTTTTACTTTTTCAGGTGAATTTACTAACTTCAGATCACTTGCATTATCTAAAAATGCACATTCTACAAGTACTGCTGGCATATTATTAGTTCTTAAAACGTATAAATAATCTTTTGTAGAATCATCAGGAAGTACTTTTGTTTTTATACCCCTATTTTTAAGATTAAACTTCTCTAAAATTCTATTTAATATGTTTGTAGCTACAGTTTTAGTAGTTCCACCATTTTTATCTTTAAGCTTATAAAATACTTCTACACCACGACCTTGTTTATTAGTAGAACCATTATAATGTATACTTGTAAATAAATCTGGTTTCAGCGAATTAGATAGAGCAGTTCTACCTCCAAGTGATAGGGTTTTATCTGTATCTCTAGTCATAATTACATTTATACCTTTTGAACGTAAATATTCAGTTGTTGCAAGTGAAGTATTTAAAGCATAATCTTTTTCAAGGGCTCCTCCAAATGCTCCACTTACTCCAGGTGCTGAACCACCATGCCCTGGGTCAATCATAACTGTCTTTGCTCCATTATCTGTTCCTGGGTCTGTTGGTGTTGTATTGTGTTTAGATAATGATGCTGCTATAGAACTCATTACTTTGGAAGTCAATCCACCACCTATTTTGTACACCTTATTAGCTGATTTAGCTTCTAAGTTATCCTTATGATATGCAGATACATATGTCTTTGGTGTTATAAGTATTGGAGATTTTAAGCTAGCAGCCAATGGTCCAGCTGCTAAAGCATCAACAAGTTCATCTGATTTAGCTACTAAAACAGCTTCTAATTCATCTTCTGTATAGAATTTTTTTATTACATTTGCATTTGTTTCATGTCTATCTGCTCCATATACTCTATTATTAACAACGTTATCCTTAGTTATATCATTTACCTTATTGATAACATTTGTTGATATCATTTGAGGTCCACCTATAAAGTATGCACTTTGTAAGTCCTCATTCTTCAGCCATTCATATGTAAGATTTGTAATACTGTCTTTATCAGCCACTATAATTGGCTGCTTATCCTGACCTGCTTTTGCTGCTATAGTAAGTGCATCTATTTCTCCTCCATCTTTACCATTTGTTATATACACTTTATCTACATCGTGATTTTTATCTATTTCTTTTGCTATCAATAGAGATGTCTCATATCTATTAGAGCCATTTAGACGTGTTTGGTTAGAATCTACAGCTGATTTTATCTGATTAGCAGTAGTTTTAGAAATAGAATTTTCATCTCCAATTATAATTACATCTTTAGGATTTAGACGTTTTAATTCTGATTTTACACTATCAGGTACATTATTTTTTTCAACCAAAAGTATTGGTGCATTATATGTAGTAGCTAGTGGAGTTGATATAATACCATCAATGCTTACATCTCCATTTATTATAACTACCTTGTCTGAGCCATTTTTCCACCCTTCTTTACTTATTTTAACTGCTGTTTCATATCTATCACTTCCTGTAAGTTCTGTTATAGGTGCAGAAGTTTTTCTCATATATTTACTTACATCTTTTCTGGAAGTTATATCTTCGATTATACATTCCTGTGTTACATTGTAGTCTTTTAAATTTAG
This sequence is a window from Clostridioides difficile. Protein-coding genes within it:
- a CDS encoding N-acetylmuramoyl-L-alanine amidase; its protein translation is MKKNARLITTGILSMAIVAPTMAFATESNAMENNADLNINLEKKSIVLGSTSKVSVKFKEKPDADSITLKYKCYDMPLDTTLNYNQSTGLYEGTINYNQDPEYQNVWELQGITINSVNNPKTLNKQDLEKMGLNLKDYNVTQECIIEDITSRKDVSKYMRKTSAPITELTGSDRYETAVKISKEGWKNGSDKVVIINGDVSIDGIISTPLATTYNAPILLVEKNNVPDSVKSELKRLNPKDVIIIGDENSISKTTANQIKSAVDSNQTRLNGSNRYETSLLIAKEIDKNHDVDKVYITNGKDGGEIDALTIAAKAGQDKQPIIVADKDSITNLTYEWLKNEDLQSAYFIGGPQMISTNVINKVNDITKDNVVNNRVYGADRHETNANVIKKFYTEDELEAVLVAKSDELVDALAAGPLAASLKSPILITPKTYVSAYHKDNLEAKSANKVYKIGGGLTSKVMSSIAASLSKHNTTPTDPGTDNGAKTVMIDPGHGGSAPGVSGAFGGALEKDYALNTSLATTEYLRSKGINVIMTRDTDKTLSLGGRTALSNSLKPDLFTSIHYNGSTNKQGRGVEVFYKLKDKNGGTTKTVATNILNRILEKFNLKNRGIKTKVLPDDSTKDYLYVLRTNNMPAVLVECAFLDNASDLKLVNSPEKVKEMGTQIAKGIEESLK